A genomic segment from Glycine soja cultivar W05 chromosome 18, ASM419377v2, whole genome shotgun sequence encodes:
- the LOC114395275 gene encoding uncharacterized protein LOC114395275 → MSVEILDGATIVNFLQDEEAFSVSVLNRFSHLDTDNDGLLSYAEMLKELQSLRVLETHFGIDVEPDPDELARVYESLFVQFDHNLNGTIDLDEFKKETKQMMLAMADGLGFLPVQMVLEEDSILKKAVERESNKVAA, encoded by the coding sequence ATGAGTGTAGAAATTTTGGATGGTGCCACCATTGTCAACTTCCTTCAGGATGAAGAAGCATTCAGTGTCTCAGTTCTTAACCGGTTCTCTCACCTTGACACAGACAATGATGGTCTTCTCTCGTATGCAGAGATGTTGAAGGAGCTCCAAAGCCTGAGGGTGTTGGAAACGCACTTCGGTATTGATGTGGAGCCAGACCCAGATGAGCTTGCTCGTGTTTATGAATCCTTGTTCGTACAATTCGATCACAACTTGAATGGCACAATTGATCTCGACGAATTCAAGAAGGAAACGAAGCAGATGATGCTTGCCATGGCAGATGGATTGGGTTTCTTGCCGGTTCAGATGGTCTTGGAAGAAGACAGCATCCTTAAAAAAGCTGTTGAAAGAGAGTCCAATAAAGTGGCTGCTTAA